The Anastrepha ludens isolate Willacy chromosome 2, idAnaLude1.1, whole genome shotgun sequence genome contains a region encoding:
- the LOC128855860 gene encoding uncharacterized protein LOC128855860, translated as MNFFTVTQSASDHLTEHGLSAPTLQRLVAAVQLDDAKSVKGESRDRSGTFEGSTILLKIDKPIDNFDKLQDKRSLDATDVDARIFGADSLDFMTGVASGVDATSAASYPAVLTRSLDANLGLLGNTGSKNMLAMVASKMNMTTLDLAKKLASLSNPLEYVAKKDPQLGAEMQKLIDISVSKLSQSPSGKKLPRNEASLVPGLPLVAPAATAVPAPLMPQDALYGAISALAGRHTSVTAKTATATPTTAAPTTVHTPTEDPTRNKATPNSQLPVSCTAQSNDAETKRIAGVLDKVLSKLELLQECKANAEPAELNCAPDGIPCDVVGSWNSYEMGLRFDIALNKAADRRLGMAEKNNKLLTIEVSEREPPHAHHIIDTGWKFMGSTLNQQGGPFYIYSQNRELSIVSTFIGYCRICGGIDTIFGSWTIMGPSRDCQDVTTALENRRDIFRRYNMESKRNRHFKDILFEKSKYSKSQCNKNG; from the exons ATGAACTTCTTTACTGTC ACCCAAAGCGCCAGTGATCACCTCACCGAGCACGGTCTTAGCGCGCCCACATTGCAGAGATTAGTGGCAGCTGTGCAATTGGATGATGCCAAAAGCGTGAAGGGCGAGTCGCGTGATAGATCTGGCACTTTCGAAGGTTCAACTATTCTGCTGAAAATCGACAAGCCTATTGACAATTTCGATAAGCTGCAAGACAAACGCAGCTTGGATGCCACTGACGTAGATGCGCGCATTTTCGGCGCTGATTCGTTAGATTTTATGACGGGCGTAGCAAGTGGAGTCGACGCGACGTCCGCTGCCTCTTATCCGGCAGTGCTAACCAGATCGCTTGATGCGAATTTGGGACTGCTTGGTAATACCGGGTCGAAGAATATGCTTGCAATGGTCGCCTCGAAAATGAATATGACCACACTGGATTTGGCCAAAAAGTTGGCGTCTTTGTCTAATCCACTCGAGTATGTGGCCAAAAAGGATCCTCAACTGGGTGCGGAAATGCAGAAATTAATCGATATCAGCG TAAGCAAATTGAGCCAAAGTCCGTCGGGTAAAAAATTACCAAGAAATGAAGCATCATTAGTACCGGGCTTACCTTTAGTGGCGCCAGCTGCTACAGCAGTGCCGGCACCGCTAATGCCACAGGATGCCTTGTACGGTGCCATTTCAGCACTTGCAGGGCGTCACACATCCGTTACAGCAAAGACGGCAACTGCAACTCCTACGACCGCTGCACCAACGACTGTACACACACCAACTGAAGATCCAACTCGGAACAAGGCAACCCCCAATTCGCAATTACCTGTCAGCTGCACCGCGCAGTCGAACGATGCCGAGACGAAGCGTATTGCCGGCGTTTTGGATAAGGTGCTGAGCAAGCTGGAGCTCCTACAGGAATGTAAAGCAAATGCAGAGCCGGCAGAGCTCAACTGCGCACCGGATG GCATACCTTGTGATGTTGTTGGCTCCTGGAATTCGTACGAGATGGGTCTGCGCTTCGACATTGCGCTCAACAAGGCAGCAGACCGTCGTCTGGGCATGGCTGAGAAGAACAACAAACTGCTGACAATTGAAGTGAGCGAACGTGAACCGCCACATGCGCATCATATCATCGATACCGGCTGGAAGTTTATGGGCAGTACTCTCAACCAGCAAGGCGGCCCATTCTATATTTACTCGCAAAATCGCGAACTCAGTATTGTGTCTACTTTTATTG GTTATTGTCGCATCTGTGGCGGTATCGACACAATTTTCGGCTCATGGACGATTATGGGCCCCTCAAGGGATTGCCAAGACGTGACAACAGCGCTTGAGAATAGGCGTGACATTTTCCGACGCTACAACATGGAAAGCAAACGGAATAGACATTTCAAGGATATTCTATTTGAGAAAAGCAAATATTCCAAATCGCAGTGCAACAAAAATGGTTGA
- the LOC128855897 gene encoding juvenile hormone esterase-like: MQLLHTICIAAFALVALGRADRIQITTRLGDVLGTTLQTRLGQDFHAFRGIHYALPPVGNLRFQNPKPYPAWKPTTYDATQDGPMCPQVTENVTDLSEDCLRLNVYTKDTKKRKPVVVYIHPGGFYSVSGQSKNFAGPEHLMDRDIVLVTINYRLGTLGFLATGSAEAPGNAGLKDQVEALRWVRNNIICYGGDPRAVTLLGYSAGSFSIGLHMLSPMSRGLFHRAIMMSGSPLGQFDYEHQQKRLSDRQADLLDCPRNPADQLVNCLKQKPMMDFVDTTAEMFDFNWNPVFNWMPVIEDDFGQERFLVEDPYETIQTGTFHKVPLIIGITEHEFVGGAYSLLKNETTRTWLNENFEKYAPIALMYERDTPRSVEISKTLRRYLPNGPLALPHSLQAFGKLYSDAIIGFEYHRFLDLISRFTPVYTYLFTYKGRYSHFDIDGEVYGAVHHDELLYLFHVPVMTPLFSATDPEDKVIENLTRMWTEFARKGDPNNNADAYLKDLRWPPYNGNTKPYLNIGAKLAVSTGGIFPERFQNWDKLFPVPSSN, from the exons ATGCAGCTACTCCATACAATTTGCATCGCTGCTTTCGCTCTGGTTGCGTTAGGGCGCGCAGATAGAATTCAAATAACCACAAGATTGGGCGATGTACTGGGCACAACATTGCAAACCCGTTTGGGTCAGGACTTCCATGCATTCCGTGGCATCCATTATGCACTGCCGCCAGTTGGAAATTTACGTTTTCAAAATCCTAAACCATATCCAGCATGGAAACCAACCACTTACGATGCCACCCAGGATGGTCCAATGTGTCCGCAAGTGACTGAAAATGTCACCGATCTATCGGAGGATTGTTTGCGTTTGAATGTTTATACGAAGGATACAAAAAAGAGGAAGCCGGTTGTGGTGTATATACATCCGGGTGGTTTTTACAGCGTATCGGGTCAAAGCAAAAACTTCGCTGGTCCCGAACATTTGATGGATCGCGACATTGTATTGGTGACGATAAACTATCGCTTAGGCACATTGGGTTTCTTGGCAACGGGTAGTGCTGAAGCGCCCGGTAATGCAGGCTTAAAGGATCAGGTGGAGGCATTGCGTTGGGTACGCAACAATATTATATGCTACGGTGGTGATCCGCGTGCGGTGACATTGTTGGGCTATAGTGCGGGCAGCTTTAGCATTGGATTGCATATGTTGTCGCCCATGTCAAGGGGCTTATTTCATCGCGCCATTATGATGAGCGGTTCGCCATTGGGACAATTCGATTACGAGCATCAGCAAAAGCGGTTGAGCGATAGGCAAGCAGATTTATTAGATTGCCCCAGGAATCCGGCGGACCAGTTGGTGAATTGTTTGAAGCAG aaacCAATGATGGACTTCGTGGATACAACCGCTGAAATGTTTGATTTCAATTGGAATCCGGTTTTTAATTGGATGCCAGTGATCGAGGATGATTTTGGCCAAGAACGTTTCTTGGTGGAGGACCCATACGAAACCATACAAACTGGCACATTCCACAAAGTACCGCTTATAATCGGTATAACGGAGCATGAGTTCGTCGGCGGGGCCTACT CTCTCTTAAAGAATGAGACCACCAGAACGTggttaaatgaaaatttcgaaaaatatgcgccAATTGCATTAATGTATGAACGTGATACGCCGCGTTCTGTGGAAATAAGCAAAACATTGCGCAGATATCTGCCAAACGGGCCCTTGGCGCTTCCCCATAGTTTGCAAGCATTCGGCAAACTATACTCTGACGCCATTATCGGTTTCGAATACCACCGTTTCTTGGATTTGATTTCGCGCTTTACTCCCGTCTATACGTATCTCTTCACATACAAGGGTCGTTACAGTCATTTCGACATTGACGGTGAGGTTTACG GTGCTGTACATCATGATGAATTACTCTATCTGTTCCACGTACCTGTTATGACACCGCTTTTCAGTGCAACAGATCCGGAAGATAAGGTCATTGAAAACTTAACTCGCATGTGGACGGAATTCGCCAGAAAAGG cGATCCAAATAATAATGCTGATGCGTATTTGAAAGATTTACGTTGGCCGCCTTATAACGGGAATACGAAGCCATATTTGAACATAGGCGCGAAACTGGCCGTTTCAACTGGTGGCATTTTCCCTGAAAGATTCCAAAATTGGGACAAACTATTCCCAGTGCCCAGTTCAAATTAA